In Oryctolagus cuniculus chromosome 18, mOryCun1.1, whole genome shotgun sequence, the DNA window aaataatttttaaagaaaagtacaaaatgaaaatggGCCATATTAATGTGACTTTTCaagcaaaataatgaaaaacatctTAACAAAACTGAGGTGTCAGTTGGAGTTTGGGGGACTTGGGGTAGATACATAGATTCTTCTTAGTCTAGACTGGGCAACAGTGACATAAATACAGGCAGTGATAAAAGTCTAGGCTCCAGGGAGAGGCAGTTAACTGGGAACCAAGACACTGATATCTGTCCCCGACTCTGCCAGTAAGCACAGTCGTGGACAAATGTGTTTTCTAATTACCACACAAACAATAATGAAGATAATCCAGATAAAGCCAAACCATTCAACAGGTGGGTCTGTGGTCTCCCAGGGAAACTTTGTTGAGTGAGACTCAACAGACCATGAACTCTGGGGCCTTGTCACTGAGGCCGACCCATGGGGCTGGGGTTCTGTGGGCTGCTGCATGTGGGTAGAATGATCTTCAcaggcaggctgccagctgtggctggaaaacTTGTTTCCAGACCAGCTGGTCTCTCCCCCACTAGAAACTTCTTGTGCTTCCTGTGACCCTGCGGTTTAAAATCACACCTTCAAGTTGGTTGCAGTCTTCCCCCCAGAGCtcgcagaggagggggctgaggccCTAAGGGGAATCGGGCTGTCTCCAGGAGAACCCTCccactatctccatgagccccaagccaatcaacataagGTGAAACCCCCATGCAATGGGCACCCCCGGTAGAAGGACCCAGTGGACAGAATGCCTTCAACACCCTGGGCACTTGCTGAAAGCAAGGGTCCCTTTTGGCCACTCCGCCTGCTCTCCTCTTGCTCCAGATGTGTTTCTGTCACTTgccaaataaaagtttctgctttGTTGCATATtgttgctctgcttcttattTCTACACCAAGCAGCTAAGGAAGAGAACGCTGGAAACTCACTCTGGCAACCCCTCTCCTCTGACAAGTAACCGTCACATTTGTAGTAAAAGTGTGTTAGCCTACTTAAATCTGACTGTAAGCCTTGGCTGTGGGGCTCAGAAATCCCCGCTGGGGCATTCCAGAAGCTCCGCCCTGCCTGGAGTCACCCCAAGCTCACAGGCACCTTCAGGCTCCCTAGCTTAAGTCAGGATCTCCCTCCAGCTCCGCAGCCGGTAGCTAAGTCTGTCGTGGCCCAGGCCTGTGTTTTCATTCCTACACTGAGACTGAAAGTTGCCTGACGTGCAGTGTTGTGAGAATTAGAGGGCTGTGAAGTGTCGGCACAACTGCTGGCTTGCCCAGCACCCAGGGGCGTTGACTGCCACCTACGGTTTCGTTTCCTCCTTGTCGGTGGCCACCTTAGATACGGGACCCCCTTTGTAgctatggaatgctggtgcccaGCGAAGTCAGCAAAGCCCTCTGCCCCACccactccagggcccagccctgcagacCCTCACGGCCGCTTCACACTTGCAGGCGTCAGCTGCTGTGCTTCTTCTTAGCCCATCCTTTGCCCCTccatcctcttcttcttcctccttcccattgTCCCCTGCTCTTGGAGCTCGAAGGCCAGAGAAAATTCAAGAACAAAACCTAGACTGAAGCTGCAGAAAATTAGTCTGCACAACTCTGTTTGGCTTCCAAGAAGAATTTCATAAGGTTAGGTTTCTCCAAGCCAGATGACTCCGTGTGGGTGCCTGTCACTGCCTGCCTTGCACAGGAACAGGGCAACAGGCAATGCCTTCTCAGAGGCCATGGCCGTTAGGTCCATTTCTTAGGCGTCACGTGGCTGGAGGGCTTCCAGACAGCAGCCCCATGTCCCCCCCCTCCTCCCAAACTATACTTGATGGGGAGGAGGATCCATCTCCTGatccagtgcctgcagtgctccAAATGGATCAGCAGAGAGGAACTTGAAAACAACTGTGTTTTTAAAAGCAGGCTTTTACACCATAGAACTCCAAGATGTTTGTAACAGCATCGTCCCTGTcttttccagctgctccagccaaACACCTTAGGCTGGTGGCTGCTAAACAACAGGAGTTTGTTTCTCCCAGTTCTGAGGCTTCAAGTCCAGGTTCAAGGCACCAGAGATCCAGTGTCTCCCGAAGGCCTGCTTCGTGTTTCCTAGGTGtctatcttctctctgtgtcctcacagGGCAAGAGGGGACACAGGGCCTCTTTCCTAACAGCACTGGTCTCACTGATAAGGGATCTGCGCCCATGGTATCATCGCCTTGGGAGTACGGGTgccaacatatgaatttggggggagacacaaacattcagaccatagcaggcATTTAGTTTGTCCTTAAACCTGTCAGTCAGCCCAAGGGCGAAAAACGCCACCATGACCTCTTGATTTAGCATCTGAACATCAAGAATTGACCTTTCGAGTTCTCATTATGAAATCCGGAAGTCGGGCCAGGCCCTGCATGTGCTCCAGCCGTAGCTGATGTAAACACCTCTGTTGCCCTGGGAGGGGCACATCTGCACACTGCACACAGGTGAGAAGAGCATCTGGTGTCCCGCACAGTACAGTAGAGAGGAGAGAGTGGACACTtactgggagagggagaaaaggaattgTTGGGGTCAGTTTGCTGAGGAGTTTGCTCCTGCAAAAGAGAAATGTGGAGATGTTTTGTCTCCCTCCCTTGCTCAAGATAAGAgagaagttattttatttattatttgtttaaagtttttatgtatttttattttagagaggtagagagacacagaaagtgaGTGaacttgcatccactgattcactaccaaaatgaccacaacagccagggctgggccaagttaaagctaggagcctggaactgaatgtgggcctctcacatgggtgacagggacacaagaacttgagctatcatctgctgcttcccagggtgcgtattagcaggaagctggatcagaagcaaggctGAGGCGGGAGGTacaaggttaaagccctggcctgaagcaccggcatcccatatggatgctggttctagtcctggctgctcctcttcttatccagctttctgctatggcctgggaaagcagtagaagatggcccaagtccttgggcccctctgtcagtgtgggagacccagaacaatctaccagctcctgactttagattggctcagctccagctgttgggggccagttggggagtgaatgagcagatggaagacctctctctctctctgtctctacctctttctgtaactctttcgaataaataaaaaaatataaatcttaaaaaaaaaaaaaaaaagcagagctgggacttgaaccctggcatcctgatgtaggatgcaggcatcccacgcaGAGACTTACAGGTTGCACCAAACGCCCTCCCTGATAAGTCAtcttagagacagagacaggaatgGGGGAAATCTTTAAGATGCCACAAATGGAAACAGAGTTGGTTCTTAAGTCAGAAATTGTGGAACCAAGGATTAGGTGAAAGGGGGCAGCGGCAGGGATAGGAGAAACTCCCGTTCCTTCAGGTAAGTGTGTAAAGGTATGTGGACATTGGGCTGAGGAGCACTGATGGCTCCAATGACCACAGACGGTGTCTGTGCTTCGGTAAACACTAAATACATGGTGTGCTGATTAAGAACGCAGGCTCCAGAGTTAAGCCCTCGTTTATTTCCCAGCTCCTTGTATGAACTCGGTCaggttattttctccttttctaaaaGTGGAAATAAGAGAAGTCGGAGAGTAGCGCATGTGTCCACGCATGAATGGACGGATAGACACGTGGTCATGTATACTCATCTCCATCATGGGATGCTCATCAGCCCTGGGAAGAATGCAGTGCTGATATGTGATACAACATGGGTCAGCCTCAGAAATGAGCCAGGTCAAAGAAGTCAGGCTCAAAAGGTCACATCTATATGAAATTTTGCAGACTGTCAATCCACAGAGATAGAAAGGGGCAGTGCAGAGAGAATGGGTATCAGCTGGTGAATACGAGGGGTTTCCTTCTGGGGTGATGAAAATACTCCCGAAATGGATGGTAGTGGTGGTTGTATGACACTGTCAATGTATTCAATGTCAGTGCATTGTTAACATTGTTAATATTATATGAAtttaacttcatttaaaaaagagcAGCTTATAGAACTGTTCTGaggatttaatgaaaaaaaatgctcatgaaCAGCAAGCCCAGAAAACAGTAGGCACTTGGTGAGGACCCAAGAAAATGATCTGTTAGGAGATTTGTCCTTTATGTTAGTCTTTGTTTCTGCTCTTGCCCCAACCAGGGTCAATGTGTCTGCATGGATGTGATACCTTTTAGGCTCAAGTAGAGAAAAATTAGCAGTGAAGGAAATTCTCAAAGTGTAttgttttacaaagaaaactttttaaaaaatatttatttattttacttgaaagagttatacagagagaggagaggcagagagagagagagagagcgagcgagcgagcgagcttccatctgatggctcactccccaattgactgcaaaggccagagctgtgccaatccgaagccaggagccaggagcttcttccaggtcttccatgtgggtgcaggggcccaaggacttgggccatcttctactgctatcccaggccacagcagaaggatggacaggaaatggagcagccaggactagttccggcgcccatataggatgtcggcacttcaggccagggcattaacccactgcgccacagtgccggccccaacaaagaaaattttcagaagggaaagaaaatcttAACTTTGTTCACTACTTCATACCATCAGGAGAGGAATGGCTCTGGCACTAGACAGAGGTTCAGAAAGCATTTGTGGAGGGAATGAAGGGTTCTCAAGTCACAGTCACCCCTGCTGCTCTGTTCAATGTCCAGCTAAGAAGGTCACCTGGAGAGGTTTGCTTTCCTGGAGGAAGGTGGGAACCTACAGACGCGGATGACATAGCCACAGCTCTGCGGGAAGCCCAGGAGGAAGTGGGGCTGCATCCTCAGCAGGTGAaggtcatctgctgcctgctgccaCAGCCGTTTCAGGTAAGGACTGTCGCCGCCTCTCCTGAGCTCCCAGTGGGGCCACAGTCCTCAAGATCCCATGTGTGTCCAAACTGAACCCCAAAGAGTACTTTCCCCTTGTTAGCTAAGTGGCTGTGGGCAAGCCCCCTTACCCTCTACCTGGCAATCAAAAAGCTGAATTCCATCCCTGAGTTGCATGGTGGGTGTTACGGAGCCCGAAGATGCTTCTGGATTATCCCATTAATGTTCATTCGCATCAGCTTTTCTCCAGTATACACTTACTTTGAGAAGTCAGGCCAACAAGGAGGGTAACACTCACTCCAGGGTGCGTAGACCAGATTTTATCCCCTCGGAGGCTACCAGTGCTTTACCTTTGCCCTGAAGATCCTCATTTTTGTCCACACCATGGAATACAGTGTGTCCATAGGGCATCAGTTGCCTGAGGTCACTAGGTAAGCTATTTAACAACTATGTCTGTGTAACTGCATTGCTGTGAGTCAGGGTCTGCCCGACGGTGTCCACCAAAACAGCATATCCCAAATCCCCAAACACTGCCAACCTGTTCCATGCAGACCTTGTTTCCTAAGAAATCACCACCACAATCTCCTATTGCACTGACTTGAGAAGAGAAAGATTTGAATTTGGATCACAGCATTACTTTAGCAGTATGAACATTTCATGTCAACCTTTCATTGTAATTTTACAGATTGCCCAGACAAACTGCAAGGACAGTAGAGGGTTCTTGTGAGCCCCATACCCAATTTCTGCAGCGGTTGAACCTTACATCCCCGTGGCGTATTTGTAACAACTGGGGAAGCACACGGCACTTGCCTTGTTCTACGTTAGTGCAAAAGCTCCTCCTAGCCTGAGTCTCAGCGGGTTGCCTCCTTGGGCTTCTCGTCTCTGACAGCTCTTAGACGTTCCTTATTCTCTGACCTTGGTAGTTCTGAGGCGGACTGGTCAGGTATTTGGTAGAAAGTCCCTCCATCTGGGTTCATCTAATATTTTTCTCATGGTTAAACTCGGGTCATGATTTGAGGGCAGAACACTGCAGAGGTGGAGTGCCCGCATCACCTAATATCAGAGGTGGGTATAAACTTTTTAATGTCGCCTAACAATTAGGAAACCAGTGGCTTGGATCATCCAATATGTTCCATTTGGTTTCGTCTTGATGCTACAGCGTCGTGAAGATCAACGGTGCTGAGACAGCATCTGGGTTAATTGTGTATGTTCCCTTTGTCACCTCCCGTGAAAATGTTGGATTTCACCATTAATTCAGTTAATGGTCTGAGTGGTCTCTGTTCGTAAACATGCATCAGTGCCCCTTCTCTTGAGAATTTTCTGTAGGCCCGGTTAACCTTCCTCACCTCCCAGGCTCACAATGTGCCTACCTCTGGCTTCTCCCTCCTGCTGTCCCCTGGGATGTCCCAGGAACTGCCCATTCTTTGCACTTTCTAATTCAAGGCCGTGCAGCTCTGATCAGCTCCTTCACCTAGGCTAGCCCCAGGCATCGCTCTCAGTATTTCCATTAGAACAAGGAGTCTTGGATTTAGCAGGCCCCATATTCATCTGTAAGTTGTTGTGGCTATAAATAGAAATCCTCCCTGCAACACACGTGCCATATAATGTAAACATTGAGAAGActttaaaaagttgatggaaaatatgtattaggaAGAAACTATGCagtgatttcaaaaagtttttgcattgaaataaacttgtcttttaattccagttcccCTAAACCTGTATGCACCATGTAAAAcagtttatatataatttaatgtaTGTGTGacacataattatatatacacataatcttcctaaaaatggaaatattcgATATTATTTCACATGCATCCTTGTCTTTCTGAGAGAGAAAGGACTGTATCACATTTTTAAGCTCTGTGTTGTCTGTTTTGTGGCTATAATGGAGTTCATCTCACCTAGATGTCCACCAATTGAAGAGTTATAACTACAGTTTTGGGCAGCAGATAATAATGTTTCAGCCTTACATGTAGTATATATTTTCTTGCTGGCATGAATTTATAATGCACATATACAAGTTCAATTCCTAGGTCAAGAGATTATATTTTATAACACTGCCAAATTGCCATTCCAGACCACTGTACCCATAGCTTATGTTTACGGTAGATAGCATACTCAGAGTAACCTCAGGTAGGGCAGACGGTACTCCCAGTTCACAGGGCATAGTTCACTTCTGGACAAGTTTGTCCCCTTTGACTGCCTCCTTGGGAACTGACTGCTTTGGTTTGCTTCTCAGCTTACACAGGAGGGACAAGATTCAGATTCCActtgtgtattttttgttttccgCTTGCAGAAAGGTATGCTGATAACGCCAGTCGTGGGCTTTATAGACCACAACTTCCAGGCGCAGCCTAACCCCAGTGAAGTCAAGGACGTGTTCCTAGTGCCTCTGGACTACTTCCTGCATCCTCGCGTCCACTACCAGAACCACATCACGTACGCTGGTCGTTGTTTCACTATTCATTGCTTTGAGTACACAAACCCTGAGAACGGCGTGACTTACATCATCAAGGGAATAACTGCAAAACTCGCCATGTTGGCTGCCTTaattattttggaaaagaaaCCCACCTTTGAGTTTGGATTTGGCCTCAGTGACCTAATACCAACCTGCAAAAAGTACCTCCTTCATAAACAGACTATCAGCAAGCTATGATTTATGAGACCAGCATCCAGACGCCTGGCCAAGCGGTTTGTTTGTGTGCGCTTACACAACCATAATGTCAGCCGCTGGAATTTTACAGGTGTATTTTTCCTGATATGAAAGTGGAAAAAAACCTTTTTTCCATTTGCCTCTGTTATCTGAGAGAGCAAAAGTCTTTGAAAAGTGGAAAGGTGCGTTTATAGTGCTGCAAATTTTAACTCCCAGTGTGTTAACGATATTTGTCTAATACATTTAAGAAAGAGTATCTGGCATATAATAAACATTTGTTCATTATAAACCTGTGATGTTTATCTCGTTTGTGAGAACTGTCATTTTTTGGAAACTTTTGTTAGATGAGACAGAAACTTCTGGCCACCCATCAAAACCTATTGTCCTTTCTTCCATGCCAGTAGAGTTTAAGACGAGTGCATAGacaccagtgttgtggcatagcaggtaaaccctgcgatgccagcatccatatggacactggtttgagtcccagctgctctacttcctatacagctctctgctgatgtacttgggaaagcagcagaagatggcccaagtgcttgagccctacacccacatgggagacctggaagaagctcctggctttgccctgacccagccctggtcattgaagaatgaaccaaccgatggaagatcgctctctctctctctctctctctctctccctccctctccctctctccctctctttctctttctcttaaactctgcctttaaaataaataatataaatctttaaaaaaatacaagtgtaTAATGTCCTAGGTAGAAATAGTGTTACCCAGAATCCCTTGATGTTAGATGGGATTCTGGATCCTAGTTTAGGCCAATATGATGTGAGTGAAAAGTGACCTTGCAGGTCATCTCTGATACACAGGATAAACCAGTTTCCCTGCAGTTCCATGAGCTGCAACATGAAGTTGTCTGCAACCCAGCCTTGACCAGGCAGATGAGGATAATTCCTGGTGGGAATGCCAGAACCAAGAGATGGCCACAGCTTGGCTCTTTGGATGACTGTGGAACAGAGCAGCCCACAAACTTGGGTTGTTCCCTTGGGACTGTTTCACAAGAGAAAAAGACGATTCTGTCCTTTCCCTACCACTGTAATTGGGGTGTTGCAACATCACTGTAACCCTGAATAGTACACCACGACTCTTGAAAATGGCTGGATGGCTGtaatcctgcaaagctatcatttgtgaatgaaggtgaaataaagacttttcatagcaaacagaaatagaaagaatttgtcgccacttgtccagccctgcaacagatgcttaaagatgtattacacacagaaacacagaaacacggtcatcaatatgaaagaagataaaggaaggaaacctcacagcaaaagatcacagggaattcaaagcatatattagaacttatctttggcaaatggcagggcaaagttaccacttatcattagtcacattgaacgtgaatggcctgaactgtccagttaaaagacaccgattggctgattgggttaaggaacaaaacccatctatttgctgcttacagaaacacatctttccaataaagatccatacagactgaaagtgaaaggctggaaaaagatataccatgcctacagaaatgaaaaaagagcgggcgtagccatcttaatatcggacaacataaactttaccacaaaaactgttaagagagacaaagaggggcactatataatgattaagggatcaatacaacaagaagatataacaattatcaatgtatatgcacctaactacagggcaccagtttatctaaaagatttgttaacggacttaaagggagccttagaccccaatacaatagtactgggggacttcaatactccactctcagaaatacacagatcaataggacagaagatcaacaaggagacagtagatttaaatgacactatagcccaaatggatctaacagatatatacagaactttcaatcctacagctaaagattttacattcttctcagcagtacatggaaccttctctaggactgaccacatactaggccataaagcaagtctcagcaaattcaaaagaattagaatcataccatgcagcttctcagaccataaaggaaggaagttggaaattagcaactcaggaatccctagagcatacagaaacacatggagattgaacaacatgctcctgaatgaacaatgggtcatagaagaaattaaaagagaaatcaaaaattttctggaagtaaacgaggataacagcacaacataccaaaacttatgggacgcagcaaaagcagtgttaagaggaaagtttatatcaataggtgcctacatcaagaaattggaaaggcaccaaatagatgagctttcaacgcatctcaaggatctagaaaaactgcagcaaaccagacccaaatctagtaggagaagagaaataattaaaatcagagaagaaatcaacaggattgaatcaagaaaaacattacaaaaaatcagccaaacaaggagctggttttttgaaaaaataaacaaaattgacaccccattggcccaactaactaaaaaaagaagagaaaagacccaaatcaataaaatcagagatgaaaaaggaaacgtaacaacagacac includes these proteins:
- the NUDT7 gene encoding peroxisomal coenzyme A diphosphatase NUDT7, which codes for MPVRGAPSRSLRPETNIPRTMSRLCVPQELDRNSLIEAAKARLKKYDVGARYACLSADKSAVLLPLLYKEGKLHLLFTLRSEKLRRSPGEVCFPGGRWEPTDADDIATALREAQEEVGLHPQQVKVICCLLPQPFQKGMLITPVVGFIDHNFQAQPNPSEVKDVFLVPLDYFLHPRVHYQNHITYAGRCFTIHCFEYTNPENGVTYIIKGITAKLAMLAALIILEKKPTFEFGFGLSDLIPTCKKYLLHKQTISKL